In Zingiber officinale cultivar Zhangliang chromosome 1A, Zo_v1.1, whole genome shotgun sequence, a genomic segment contains:
- the LOC122016169 gene encoding pre-mRNA-splicing factor SYF1-like, with amino-acid sequence MSVATQTAISSPFRRRAVIYERALKALPGSYKLWHAYLRERLEAVRGRPVNDPAFDSLNNTFESALVTMHKMPRVWLMYLASLSEQRLLTRARRTFDRALRSLPVTQHDRIWEPYLTLVSLPGVPVETSLRVFRRYLLFDLSHIEDFINFLMASKRWQEAAERLAGVLNDNSFRSIKGKTRHQLWLELCDLLTHHATEVSGLNVDAIIRGGIRRYTDEVGRLWTSLADYYVRRGLYEKARDIFEEGVQIVTTVRDFSVIFESYAQFEQSALEAKMETAEEEKEDGEGEEDERKVDLSKLSKKFLHGFWLNDDNDTDLRMERFENLLSRRPELLNSVLLRQNPHNVEQWHRRVKIFENDPAKQVFTYTEAVRTIDPLKAVGKPHTLWVAFARLYESHNDLKNARDIFEKAVNVNYKAVDHLATVWCEYAEMELRHKEFRTAIELMRKATAEPSVEVKRRVAADGNEPVQMKLHKSLRLWSFYVDLEESLGMLESTRIVYERILDLRIATPQIILNYAFFLEENKYFEDAFKVYERGVKIFKYPHVKDIWVTYLSKFVKRYGKTKLERVRELFEHAIEQAPENEVKPIFLQYARLEEEYGLAKRAMKVYDQAVKTVPDSEKLSMYEIYIARAASIFGVPKTREIYQQAIESGLHDNDAKKMCLKYAELEKNLGEIDRARAIYVFASQFADPLSDPDFWKKWKDFEIQHGNEDTFREMLRIGRSVSASYSQTHVILPEYLMQKDQNMNVEEAVNTLKRAGVPEDEMAALERQLAPATNNLPSKDGIRTVSFVSAGSESQSDGVRQVTANSEDIELPEESDSDDEKIEISQKDVPASVFGDLANKRALDADHEAEAKDNTDSTHLGALERIKRQRQQ; translated from the exons ATGTCGGTGGCTACTCAAACGGCGATTTCTTCTCCCTTCCGGCGCCGGGCCGTCATTTACGAACGCGCGCTCAAGGCCTTACCTGGAAGCTACAAACTGTGGCATGCGTACCTCCGCGAGCGCCTCGAAGCCGTCCGCGGCCGCCCCGTCAACGACCCGGCCTTCGATTCTCTCAACAACACCTTTGAGAGCGCCCTCGTGACGATGCACAAGATGCCCCGCGTCTGGCTCATGTATCTCGCCTCCCTCTCCGAGCAGCGACTCCTCACCCGCGCTCGTCGGACCTTCGATCGTGCCCTCCGCTCCCTCCCTGTCACCCAGCACGATCGCATCTGGGAGCCCTACCTCACTCTTGTCTCCCTCCCCGGTGTTCCCGTGGAGACCTCCCTACGCGTCTTCCGCCGGTACCTCTTGTTCGATCTTTCCCACATCGAAGATTTCATCAATTTTCTTATGGCCTCGAAGCGCTGGCAGGAAGCCGCAGAGCGGCTTGCTGGTGTACTTAATGACAACAGCTTCCGTTCCATCAAGGGTAAGACACGGCATCAGCTATGGCTTGAGCTTTGCGACCTCCTCACTCACCATGCCACTGAGGTGTCCGGCCTTAATGTTGACGCCATAATACGAGGTGGCATCCGGCGGTACACGGATGAGGTTGGGCGACTATGGACGTCCCTTGCGGATTACTATGTCCGCAGGGGATTGTATGAGAAGGCGAGGGACATCTTTGAGGAGGGCGTTCAGATTGTGACAACAGTTAGGGATTTCAGTGTGATCTTTGAAAGTTATGCACAGTTTGAACAGAGTGCACTTGAAGCAAAGATGGAGACagctgaggaggagaaggaggatgggGAAGGggaggaagatgaaaggaaggTTGATTTATCAAAGCTGAGCAAGAAGTTCCTCCATGGCTTTTGGTTAAATGATGACAATGATACAGATTTAAGGATGGAGAGGTTTGAGAATCTTCTCTCCCGTCGGCCAGAGCTCCTTAACAGTGTGCTCTTACGACAAAATCCTCACAATGTGGAACAGTGGCATAG GCGAGTTAAAATTTTTGAGAATGATCCAGCAAAACAGGTTTTCACTTACACAGAGGCAGTGAGAACAATTGATCCGTTGAAGGCAGTGGGGAAGCCTCACACACTTTGGGTTGCCTTTGCCCGATTATATGAGAGCCACAATGATCTCAAGAATGCTAGGGATATTTTTGAGAAGGCTGTCAATGTCAATTACAAGGCAGTGGACCATCTAGCAACTGTCTGGTGTGAATATGCTGAAATGGAGCTGAGACACAAGGAGTTCAGAACAGCCATTGAGCTAATGCGGAAGGCCACTGCAGAGCCCTCAGTTGAAGTCAAGCGCAGAG TTGCTGCTGATGGTAATGAGCCTGTACAGATGAAGCTACACAAATCATTGAGGCTGTGGAGCTTTTATGTGGATTTGGAGGAGAGCCTTGGGATGTTGGAGTCGACTCGAATAGTTTATGAGCGTATACTTGATCTGCGAATAGCAACTCCACAAATTATCCTAAATTATGCATTCTTTCTTGAG GAGAACAAATACTTTGAAGATGCATTCAAGGTTTATGAGAGAGGTGTGAAGATATTTAAATACCCACATGTTAAAGATATATGGGTCACCTACCTCTCCAAGTTTGTTAAGAGATATGGAAAGACAAAGTTGGAGCGTGTAAGAGAGTTGTTTGAACATGCTATTGAGCAG GCACCTGAAAATGAGGTAAAGCCAATATTCCTTCAATATGCAAGACTGGAGGAAGAGTATGGTCTTGCGAAGCGTGCAATGAAGGTCTATGATCAAGCAGTGAAGACTGTCCCTGACAGTGAGAAATTGAGCATGTATGAGATTTATATAGCTAGAGCAGCTTCAATATTCGGTGTTCCAAAAACTAGGGAGATATACCAG CAAGCCATTGAATCTGGTCTGCATGATAATGACGCCAAGAAAATGTGCTTGAAGTATGCTGAATTGGAAAAGAACCTTGGAGAAATAGATCGTGCACGGGCCATCTATGTTTTTGCATCACAGTTTGCAGATCCACTTTCTGATCCAGATTTCTGGAAAAAATGGAAAGATTTTGAGATTCAGCATGGTAATGAGGACACTTTCAGGGAAATGCTTCGTATAGGTCGTAGTGTTTCTGCGAGCTACAGCCAG ACACATGTCATCCTGCCTGAGTACTTGATGCAAAAAGATCAAAATATGAACGTGGAGGAAGCTGTGAACACACTGAAGCGTGCAGGGGTCCCAGAGGATGAAATGGCTGCTCTAGAAAGGCAGTTGGCTCCTGCAACCAACAATTTGCCTTCTAAGGATGGTATCCGGACAGTGAGCTTTGTCAGTGCTGGATCTGAATCACAGTCAGATGGTGTTAGGCAAGTGACTGCTAACAGTGAAGATATTGAGTTGCCTGAGGAGAGTGATTCAGATGACGAGAAAATTGAAATTTCTCAGAAGGATGTTCCTGCTTCTGT